A genomic window from Labeo rohita strain BAU-BD-2019 chromosome 6, IGBB_LRoh.1.0, whole genome shotgun sequence includes:
- the rps10 gene encoding 40S ribosomal protein S10 — MLMPKKNRVAIYELLFKEGVMVAKKDVHLAKHPELADKNVPNLHVMKAMQSLKSCGYVKEQFAWRHFYWYLTNEGIQYLRDFLHLPPEIVPATLRRQTRPETARPRPKGLEGERPARLARGEGDRDAYRRSAAQPGADKKAEAGAGAATEFQFRGGFGRGRGQQPQ, encoded by the exons ATGTTGATGCCCAAGAAGAACCGCGTTGCTATCTATGAGCTCCTCTTCAAAGAGGGCGTCATGGTGGCCAAAAAAGACGTGCATCTTGCAAAACATCCAGAGCTCGCTGACAAAAATGTGCCCAACCTTCACGTGATGAAGGCCATGCAG TCTTTGAAGTCATGCGGGTACGTCAAAGAGCAGTTTGCTTGGCGCCATTTCTACTGGTACCTGACCAATGAGGGCATCCAGTACCTGCGGGACTTCCTCCACCTGCCCCCAGAGATCGTGCCCGCCACCCTCCGCCGCCAGACCCGCCCAGAGACCGCCAGACCCCGTCCTAAGG GTCTTGAGGGAGAGAGACCGGCCCGTCTGGCCCGTGGCGAGGGAGACAGAGATGCTTACAGACGCTCTGCAGCTCAGC CTGGTGCAGACAAGAAGGCTGAGGCTGGTGCAGGTGCTGCCACAGAATTCCAGTTT AGAGGTGGTTTTGGCCGTGGCCGAGGACAACAGCCACAGTAA